In Synechococcus sp. PCC 6312, one genomic interval encodes:
- a CDS encoding DUF4079 domain-containing protein yields MRFELTTLQEALTPYLEPLAAYFRSLNLPEFITHWGHPLMMGIVVVFMGSYVGLSGWQGRLSPDPNQAQKSRADHKKLAPFMFLFIVMGYSGGLLSLVMAQHPILESPHFWTGSAAIGILGLNGVISLTKFGGGQAWLRTSHAYIGSAALGLLFVHGVLGLKLGLSF; encoded by the coding sequence ATGCGCTTTGAATTGACGACTCTCCAAGAAGCCTTAACCCCCTATCTAGAACCCCTTGCCGCCTATTTTCGCAGTTTGAATTTACCGGAATTTATCACTCATTGGGGCCACCCCTTAATGATGGGCATTGTAGTCGTCTTTATGGGGAGTTACGTTGGCCTAAGTGGCTGGCAAGGGCGGTTATCCCCAGATCCGAACCAGGCCCAGAAAAGTCGGGCTGACCATAAAAAACTGGCCCCGTTCATGTTTTTGTTTATTGTCATGGGCTACAGCGGGGGTCTCTTATCTTTGGTTATGGCCCAGCATCCAATTCTTGAAAGTCCCCACTTTTGGACAGGTTCAGCGGCGATTGGGATTTTGGGCTTAAATGGCGTGATTTCCTTAACTAAATTTGGCGGTGGCCAGGCCTGGTTACGGACATCTCATGCCTATATTGGTAGTGCGGCCTTGGGCTTACTGTTTGTGCATGGGGTTTTGGGGCTTAAACTGGGGTTATCCTTTTAG